The Carassius gibelio isolate Cgi1373 ecotype wild population from Czech Republic chromosome B22, carGib1.2-hapl.c, whole genome shotgun sequence genome window below encodes:
- the LOC127986818 gene encoding E3 SUMO-protein ligase ZBED1-like, which produces MAANLNPAPACFKADVWEHFGFKKKKESNDLDKSVAVCKLCGTNVKYSGNTTNLRSHLKRHHLEKFKLTEDPKQHRPRDPKQTTLDIDGGCSHKFPSASPRSQKITESIAYFICQDLRPYSVVENPGFRRMVNAMEPRYPIPTREHLTKVCIPGLYSQTRAHVKASLASAERVALTCDGWTSRTTEAYVTITAHFINEEWELVTYVLQTRDMPESHTGHNLAEHLTKAVAEWGIKEKDPVIVTDNASNMSIAAEEAAFTLHVKCYAHTLNLAAQRALKITAVARLLGRVRRIVSFFRRSTTASHMLKEKQRLLRLPEHKLMTDVVTRWNSAHDMLERFLEQQPAICATLLSSEVRKTEKDLCTLTESDVTTAEEVVSALKPMKEATQYMSKEKTPTLSVVAPLQDTLINGLKPIEGESAVIKEMKAAMAGDLQKRYIDLKATLHACSAMDPRFKSLPFLTEDERQEVYDGLIVEAARLSMQPSEILWSVDEEGTANARADDEGMASKEDEDAVDEGEQFMEGVRSQGQHPPPRNPRPSCPLAALLGERYGGGAAQTKKNTQEDEAKEQMTRYKEADLLEVKEDPLVWWKEHQYQYPLLSQLAKRYLCIPGTSVSSERVFSTAGDIITAQRSALLPEHVDQLIFLNKNLKTM; this is translated from the exons ATGGCGGCGAATTTAAATCCGGCACCCGCCTGCTTCAAAGCAGATGTGTGGGAGcactttggttttaaaaaaaagaaggaaagcaaCGACTTGGATAAAAGCGTCGCGGTTTGTAAGCTATGTGGCACTAATGTAAAATATTCCGGCAATACCACAAATTTACGATCGCACTTAAAACGTCACCACCTGGAAAAGTTTAAACTTACGGAGGACCCAAAGCAGCATCGGCCGCGTGACCCAAAACAGACTACGCTGGACATTGATGGCGGTTGTTCCCACAAGTTTCCATCTGCTTCACCACGGTCGCAGAAAATTACAGAGTCCATTGCCTACTTTATTTGTCAGGATTTGAGACCgtattcagtggtggaaaaccCAGGCTTTAGGCGCATGGTGAACGCGATGGAGCCCCGCTATCCTATTCCAACCCGCGAACACCTCACCAAGGTTTGCATTCCCGGGCTGTACTCTCAGACAAGGGCACACGTTAAAGCTTCCCTGGCCAGCGCGGAGAGAGTTGCCCTGACGTGCGACGGCTGGACCTCGCGCACAACTGAAGCATATGTCACCATCACGGCCCACTTTATCAACGAGGAATGGGAGCTCGTTACGTATGTTTTACAAACCAGGGACATGCCCGAGAGCCACACTGGACACAACCTGGCAGAACATCTGACAAAGGCCGTCGCGGAGTGGGGAATCAAAGAAAAGGATCCAGTAATCGTCACTGACAATGCGTCAAATATGTCAATCGCAGCTGAGGAGGCAGCATTCACACTTCATGTCAAATGTTATGCACATACACTAAATCTAGCTGCACAACGTGCCCTCAAAATCACAGCAGTCGCACGCCTGCTGGGAAGGGTGCGACGCATTGTGAGTTTCTTCAGACGGAGCACCACAGCCAGCCACATGCTGAAAGAGAAACAGAGGCTTCTACGACTACCAGAGCACAAGTTGATGACGGATGTAGTTACCAG ATGGAATAGTGCGCATGATATGCTGGAAAGATTCCTGGAGCAACAACCGGCAATCTGCGCAACCCTGCTCTCGAGTGAAGTCAGGAAGACCGAGAAAGATCTGTGCACACTGACTGAGTCAGATGTGACAACAGCTGAAGAAGTAGTCAGTGCTCTAAAGCCCATGAAAGAGGCTACACAGTACATGTCCAAGGAGAAGACCCCCACACTGTCAGTCGTCGCACCCCTCCAGGACACATTGATTAATGGATTGAAACCAATCGAAGGTGAATCTGCAGTCATAAAAGAGATGAAGGCTGCCATGGCTGGGGATCTTCAGAAGAGGTACATTGACCTCAAGGCAACTCTCCATGCATGTTCAGCGATGGATCCAAGATTCAAAAGTCTTCCCTTCCTGACAGAAGATGAAAGACAGGAAGTTTATGATGGACTGATTGTTGAGGCTGCAAGACTGAGCATGCAGCCATCAGAG ATTCTTTGGAGTGTGGATGAAGAGGGCACAGCAAATGCTCGTGCTGATGATGAGGGGATGGCATCTAAAGAAGATGAAGACGCTGTGGATGAAGGAGAGCAATTCATGGAAGGAGTGCGAAGTCAAG gtcaGCATCCCCCACCCAGGAATCCAAGGCCGTCTTGTCCACTGGCTGCCCTTCTTGGTGAACGATACGGTGGTGGTGCAGCACAAACCAAGAAAAATACCCAAGAGGACGAGGCCAAGGAGCAGATGACCCGCTACAAGGAGGCAGATCTCTTGGAAGTGAAAGAAGATCCACTGGTCTGGTGGAAGGAGCACCAGTATCAGTATCCACTCTTGTCACAACTTGCTAAAAGGTACCTCTGTATCCCTGGCACTAGTGTTTCCTCTGAGAGGGTCTTTTCCACTGCCGGAGATATCATCACTGCTCAGAGAAGTGCACTTCTTCCAGAGCATGTGGATCAACTTATTTTCCTGAACAAAAATCTGAAGACCATGTAG